One Acinetobacter colistiniresistens DNA segment encodes these proteins:
- a CDS encoding PilT/PilU family type 4a pilus ATPase, whose amino-acid sequence MDFNDLLNLMIQQNASDLFVTADVEPSMKINGQIVPVSKSKLSGEIVGQLVQSIMTDKQRKEFAETRECNFAIMNREKTARFRVSAFQQRDMPGMVLRKIETHIPSMDDLKLPEVLKELAMTKRGIIIFVGATGTGKSTSLASMIGYRNQNSKGHIITIEDPIEFVHQHAGCIVTQREVGIDTDSFEIALKNTLRQAPDVILIGEIRSRETMDYAIAFAETGHLVLATLHANNANQALDRIIHFFEADRHSQLYMDLSLNLKALVAQQLIPTPDGNSRRAAIEILINTPLLADYIRKGEIHEIKDLMKRSRELGMQTFDQALFDLYKAGQITYKDALKHADSPNDLRLTIKLSEEGADQLLSASRNITFDGQ is encoded by the coding sequence ATGGATTTTAATGATTTACTCAACTTGATGATTCAACAAAATGCATCGGACTTGTTTGTCACCGCAGATGTTGAACCATCAATGAAAATTAACGGACAAATTGTGCCTGTTTCAAAAAGCAAACTTTCAGGGGAAATTGTGGGTCAATTGGTGCAATCCATTATGACCGATAAACAGCGTAAAGAATTTGCCGAGACACGTGAATGTAACTTCGCGATTATGAATCGTGAAAAGACGGCACGTTTCCGTGTCAGTGCCTTTCAGCAGCGTGATATGCCAGGTATGGTACTGCGTAAGATCGAAACCCATATTCCAAGCATGGATGATTTGAAACTGCCTGAAGTGCTGAAAGAACTGGCCATGACCAAACGTGGCATTATCATCTTTGTCGGCGCAACAGGTACTGGTAAGTCGACCTCTTTGGCTTCCATGATTGGTTACCGCAATCAAAACTCGAAGGGTCATATCATCACCATTGAAGACCCAATCGAATTTGTGCATCAACATGCAGGCTGTATTGTCACGCAACGTGAGGTCGGCATTGATACCGATTCATTTGAAATTGCGCTGAAAAATACACTGCGTCAGGCACCGGATGTGATCTTGATTGGTGAGATCCGTTCTCGTGAAACCATGGACTATGCCATCGCCTTCGCAGAAACAGGCCACTTGGTCCTCGCCACCCTGCATGCCAACAATGCCAACCAGGCGCTGGATCGTATTATTCACTTCTTTGAAGCCGATCGTCATAGCCAGCTCTATATGGACCTGTCGCTGAACTTAAAAGCATTGGTTGCACAGCAACTGATTCCAACCCCAGATGGTAATTCACGTCGCGCTGCAATTGAGATCTTAATTAATACACCACTTTTGGCTGACTATATCCGTAAGGGCGAAATTCATGAGATTAAAGATCTAATGAAACGTTCTCGTGAGTTAGGCATGCAAACTTTTGACCAAGCCTTATTCGATCTATATAAGGCAGGTCAGATCACCTATAAAGATGCCTTAAAGCATGCAGACTCTCCAAATGATCTACGTCTTACCATCAAACTGTCAGAAGAAGGTGCTGACCAGTTATTAAGTGCAAGCCGTAATATCACCTTCGATGGTCAATAA
- a CDS encoding RnfH family protein, whose protein sequence is MEQTKQVWVAFATPEQQFHLAVAFREGMTAQQAIESSGLAEQTTLPEVLHLGVFGSKIEIHTVLQAGDRVEIYRALTINPKDIRRNRAAKNPVGRFIKGNRFRPSSS, encoded by the coding sequence ATGGAACAAACAAAACAAGTTTGGGTGGCCTTTGCAACGCCTGAGCAGCAATTTCATCTTGCTGTTGCCTTTCGTGAAGGTATGACCGCGCAACAGGCAATTGAATCGAGTGGTCTGGCTGAACAAACTACATTGCCAGAAGTTTTACATTTGGGTGTGTTTGGCAGCAAAATTGAAATCCATACCGTGCTTCAGGCAGGCGATCGAGTCGAGATTTACCGAGCTTTAACCATTAATCCGAAAGATATTCGCCGTAATCGGGCTGCTAAGAACCCAGTCGGACGTTTTATCAAGGGTAATCGTTTTAGACCATCAAGTTCATAA
- a CDS encoding YggS family pyridoxal phosphate-dependent enzyme, translating into MNQSQQSRQSVLNQIEQACQHVQRDPATVQLLAVSKTHPSTRLRTMYAVGQRCFGENYLQEALEKIEELQDLEIEWHFIGHVQRNKTKHLAEKFDWVHGVDRLIIAERLSSQRLDQQKALNLCLQVNIDGQDSKDGCQPEEVAELVQRISQLPKLRLRGLMVIPAPENHAAFADAKALFEQVKAQHVQPQDWDTLSMGMSADLDAAIAAGSTMVRIGTALFGAREALKKE; encoded by the coding sequence ATGAATCAATCGCAACAATCCCGTCAATCTGTTTTAAATCAAATAGAACAGGCCTGTCAGCATGTACAACGAGATCCTGCAACAGTGCAATTGTTGGCTGTTTCAAAGACACACCCAAGTACTCGTCTTAGAACGATGTATGCAGTTGGGCAGCGTTGTTTTGGGGAAAATTATTTGCAAGAGGCACTAGAAAAAATTGAGGAACTGCAAGATTTAGAGATCGAATGGCATTTTATTGGTCATGTGCAACGCAATAAAACCAAACATCTGGCGGAAAAATTTGATTGGGTGCATGGGGTTGATCGTTTGATTATTGCCGAACGTTTATCCAGCCAACGGTTAGATCAGCAAAAAGCATTGAATCTTTGTTTACAGGTGAATATTGATGGACAGGATTCTAAAGATGGCTGCCAGCCAGAAGAGGTGGCGGAGCTGGTTCAGCGAATTAGCCAACTGCCCAAGCTACGTTTACGTGGTTTGATGGTGATTCCTGCACCCGAGAATCATGCTGCATTTGCTGATGCTAAAGCTTTGTTTGAACAAGTAAAAGCTCAACATGTACAGCCGCAAGACTGGGATACCCTGAGTATGGGCATGTCGGCTGACTTAGATGCTGCAATTGCAGCAGGTTCAACCATGGTCAGAATTGGAACAGCCTTGTTTGGAGCGAGGGAAGCGCTAAAGAAAGAATAA
- a CDS encoding outer membrane protein assembly factor BamE has product MQKIMLALFVTSVLSGCSVFGVYKVDIPQGTPLTKAQASQVQVGMSFQQVRFLLGSPTVTDPLNPQRWDYIYNYIPGTYAKKAKIPAAHGQHLKVYFDANGNVERIEGLDTIPESQPGLPASKEAILTAPPL; this is encoded by the coding sequence ATGCAAAAAATCATGCTGGCGTTGTTCGTCACTTCAGTACTTAGCGGTTGTTCAGTCTTTGGTGTTTATAAAGTCGATATTCCACAAGGAACACCATTAACCAAAGCACAAGCTTCTCAAGTACAAGTGGGCATGAGCTTTCAGCAAGTCCGTTTCTTGCTTGGCAGCCCAACGGTTACAGATCCACTGAATCCACAACGTTGGGACTACATTTACAACTATATCCCAGGCACTTATGCGAAAAAAGCAAAAATACCTGCAGCACATGGTCAACATTTAAAAGTTTATTTTGATGCGAATGGTAACGTAGAACGTATAGAAGGCTTAGATACGATTCCAGAATCACAACCTGGTTTACCGGCATCAAAAGAAGCCATTTTGACTGCGCCACCACTATAA
- the fur gene encoding ferric iron uptake transcriptional regulator, with translation MPISNQDLRKAGLKVTLPRIKILELLENSKQHHLSAEDIYKTLLEQGEDVGLATVYRVLTQFEAAGIIQRHHFENNHSVFEIMQEDHHDHLVCLNCNKVVEFTNDIIEKEQHSVADQHGFALTGHSLNLYGYCSDAECQEAYRKK, from the coding sequence ATGCCGATTTCCAATCAAGACTTACGCAAAGCTGGACTTAAAGTTACCCTTCCTCGTATTAAGATTTTGGAATTATTAGAAAATTCAAAACAACATCATTTAAGTGCTGAAGATATTTATAAAACTTTGCTTGAACAAGGCGAAGATGTTGGCTTAGCAACGGTTTACCGAGTGTTAACACAATTCGAAGCTGCAGGTATTATTCAGCGTCACCATTTTGAAAACAATCACTCGGTTTTTGAAATCATGCAGGAAGATCACCATGATCATCTTGTATGCTTGAACTGTAATAAAGTTGTTGAATTTACAAATGATATTATTGAGAAAGAGCAACATTCAGTTGCAGACCAGCATGGCTTTGCCCTAACTGGACATTCTTTAAACCTATACGGTTACTGTAGTGATGCCGAATGCCAAGAGGCTTATCGTAAAAAATAA
- a CDS encoding undecaprenyl-diphosphate phosphatase gives MDLLHVFILAIIQGFAELLPVSSSAHVILAEKLMGYDPSAPDMTFLLVMLHTGTMFAVIVYFWKSWKDTYFSSWESFKRQAFYVVLATLITGVLGLALQALIKHVFFGGASSFEIEHLFSNSKLMAAALAAAGILIILSSRLDRGQQGNINLRSSSIIGAVQALCLPFRGFSRSGATISTGLFLGVSRQRAEEFSFALAVVLTPAVILKELYRLVHAQGGQVVAHGQLSHVITPSLLGMCFSFGAGLLALKWLSSWLEHGRWHLFGLYCLGFAVVVLCIH, from the coding sequence ATGGATTTATTACACGTTTTTATTCTAGCGATCATTCAGGGCTTCGCAGAATTATTACCTGTTTCTAGCTCAGCACATGTAATTTTAGCTGAAAAGCTCATGGGGTATGATCCTTCTGCACCAGATATGACCTTCCTGCTGGTCATGTTGCATACAGGTACAATGTTTGCGGTTATTGTCTATTTTTGGAAATCATGGAAAGACACCTATTTTTCTTCATGGGAAAGTTTTAAACGTCAGGCATTCTATGTTGTGCTGGCAACACTGATTACGGGTGTATTGGGTCTAGCATTGCAAGCTTTAATTAAACATGTATTTTTTGGTGGGGCGAGTAGTTTTGAGATTGAACATCTGTTTAGTAATTCAAAATTAATGGCAGCGGCACTTGCAGCAGCAGGGATACTGATTATTTTATCATCGCGCTTAGATCGAGGACAGCAAGGCAATATCAATTTACGGAGTTCTTCGATTATTGGCGCCGTACAGGCACTTTGTTTGCCTTTTCGCGGTTTTTCCCGCTCAGGTGCGACGATTTCGACGGGTTTATTCTTGGGAGTATCGCGTCAGAGAGCAGAAGAATTTAGTTTTGCACTGGCGGTGGTATTAACCCCAGCTGTTATTTTAAAAGAGCTGTATCGTTTAGTTCACGCTCAAGGGGGGCAAGTTGTTGCGCATGGGCAATTATCACATGTCATAACCCCAAGTTTGCTTGGCATGTGTTTTAGCTTTGGTGCTGGTCTACTTGCATTGAAATGGCTCTCCTCTTGGTTAGAGCATGGCCGTTGGCATTTGTTTGGTCTATATTGTTTAGGTTTTGCTGTTGTGGTGTTGTGTATTCACTAA
- a CDS encoding type IV pilus twitching motility protein PilT, with translation MDITELLAFSVKNGASDLHLSAGMPPMIRVDGEVRRINLPALEHKDVHRLVYDIMNDKQRRDFEEDLETDFSFEVPNIARFRVNAFNQNRGAGAVFRTIPSKVLTMEDLGLGSIFKEICDYPRGIVLVTGPTGSGKSTTLAAMIDYINENRYDHILTVEDPIEFVHQSKKCLINQREVHRDTHGFNAALRSALREDPDIILVGEMRDLETIRLALTAAETGHLVFGTLHTTSAAKTIDRVIDVFPAEEKDMVRAMLSESLQAVISQTLLKKNGGGRVAAHEIMIGIPAIRNLVRENKVAQMYSAIQTGANYGMTTLDQSLKTLVSKGLISPQTARTVAKQPESFL, from the coding sequence ATGGATATTACAGAATTACTCGCCTTTTCAGTTAAAAACGGTGCTTCAGATTTGCACCTTTCAGCGGGTATGCCTCCTATGATTCGTGTGGATGGTGAAGTCCGCCGTATCAACTTGCCAGCACTTGAACATAAAGATGTACACCGCTTGGTGTATGACATTATGAATGATAAACAACGTCGTGATTTTGAAGAAGATCTAGAAACTGACTTTTCATTTGAAGTTCCCAATATCGCCCGTTTCCGTGTCAATGCATTTAACCAGAACCGTGGTGCTGGTGCAGTATTTCGTACCATTCCATCGAAAGTTTTAACCATGGAAGATTTGGGTCTGGGTAGCATTTTTAAAGAAATTTGTGACTATCCACGTGGCATTGTACTGGTGACTGGCCCAACAGGTTCGGGTAAATCAACCACCCTTGCAGCGATGATCGACTATATCAATGAAAACCGTTATGACCATATTCTAACCGTCGAAGACCCGATCGAATTTGTTCATCAATCAAAGAAGTGTCTGATCAACCAGCGTGAAGTTCATCGTGATACACATGGCTTTAATGCAGCACTGCGTTCAGCGCTGCGTGAAGACCCTGATATTATTCTGGTCGGTGAGATGCGTGACTTGGAAACCATCCGCTTGGCGCTCACGGCCGCGGAAACAGGTCACTTGGTGTTTGGGACACTACATACTACCTCTGCGGCAAAAACCATTGACCGTGTCATCGACGTATTCCCTGCAGAAGAAAAAGACATGGTTCGTGCCATGCTGTCTGAATCATTGCAAGCCGTAATTTCTCAAACGCTGTTGAAAAAGAATGGCGGTGGTCGTGTGGCTGCTCATGAAATCATGATCGGGATTCCTGCGATTCGTAACCTTGTACGTGAAAACAAAGTCGCACAAATGTATTCTGCGATCCAAACAGGTGCCAACTACGGTATGACCACTTTGGATCAAAGCTTGAAAACACTAGTGTCTAAAGGCTTAATTAGCCCACAAACTGCTCGTACAGTAGCAAAACAACCCGAATCATTCCTATAA
- a CDS encoding exonuclease SbcCD subunit D, producing MTVRFFHTSDWHLGQFFYNHSRHYEHEQFLAWLLEQIKAKQPHALLIAGDIFDVINPSSQAQKQLYQFLADAHELAPHMQTLMIAGNHDSGYRIEQVEPLLEKYNAKTVGVIRWNQDKSLDLERLILPIYDEQKQIVAWCIALPFLRSAEITGFNEHTTNSQNAIAYLHQQLIEEAKRRKTDDQALILMSHAHMQGGETSDSERPIIIGNEEALSTALFDDSIDYVALGHLHKPQKVQHPHIRYSGSPIPLSFSEINYKHQVVEVTVDPKKNEDAFSFETLPIPRSIQLHKIKDELSAVMQRLRNLPNEPIENLEHREYVDIEYHTTTPPQPNLRQQFEDALPKDRYRLVRISRQYLSNESTAESKQTISLEPPTPEKLFQQIWEKKGYHADDEVTKDFMSLVAEAQKQLEDDQTV from the coding sequence ATGACCGTGCGTTTTTTTCATACGTCTGATTGGCATTTGGGGCAGTTTTTTTATAATCATTCCCGCCACTACGAACATGAACAATTTCTGGCATGGTTACTTGAGCAGATCAAAGCCAAACAACCGCATGCCTTATTGATTGCGGGCGATATTTTTGATGTGATTAATCCCAGCTCACAGGCACAAAAACAACTGTATCAGTTCCTTGCCGATGCTCATGAGCTTGCCCCACACATGCAAACCTTAATGATTGCAGGCAATCACGACTCGGGTTATCGCATTGAACAGGTTGAGCCTCTTTTAGAAAAATACAATGCCAAAACCGTTGGAGTGATTCGCTGGAATCAAGATAAAAGCCTCGATCTAGAACGTTTAATTTTGCCAATTTATGACGAGCAAAAACAGATTGTGGCGTGGTGTATTGCCCTGCCATTTCTACGATCAGCTGAAATCACAGGCTTTAATGAACACACCACCAACAGTCAAAATGCGATTGCTTATTTGCATCAACAATTGATCGAAGAAGCCAAACGCCGTAAAACTGATGATCAAGCCCTGATTCTAATGTCGCATGCGCATATGCAAGGCGGAGAAACCTCCGATTCAGAACGACCAATTATTATTGGTAATGAAGAAGCCCTATCTACGGCTCTGTTCGATGACAGCATTGATTATGTAGCACTGGGGCATTTGCATAAACCGCAAAAAGTACAGCATCCACATATTCGTTATAGCGGTTCACCTATTCCTCTGTCATTTAGTGAAATCAACTATAAACATCAAGTGGTTGAAGTGACCGTTGATCCTAAAAAAAATGAAGACGCGTTTAGCTTTGAAACTTTGCCGATACCTCGAAGTATTCAACTGCATAAAATTAAAGATGAACTCAGTGCAGTCATGCAACGCCTGCGCAATCTGCCAAATGAACCGATCGAAAATCTCGAGCATCGTGAATATGTCGATATCGAATATCACACCACGACCCCACCACAGCCTAACCTACGACAACAATTTGAAGATGCCTTACCGAAAGATCGTTATCGACTGGTGCGGATTTCCAGACAATACCTCTCCAATGAAAGCACTGCCGAGAGCAAGCAAACGATTAGCCTAGAGCCACCAACACCCGAAAAACTATTTCAGCAAATTTGGGAGAAAAAAGGCTATCACGCCGATGATGAAGTCACCAAAGACTTTATGAGTTTAGTCGCAGAAGCGCAAAAGCAACTTGAAGATGATCAGACTGTTTAG
- a CDS encoding AAA family ATPase, producing MKILSIRLKNLASLADEHFIDFETEPLASAGLIAIVGKTGAGKSTILDAMCLALFNKIPRLKESDGKLLDVDGSELLTNSPLTVLRRGTGHGFAELCFVAQDQKHYLARWEIKRARENASGKLQSVQRSLKCLTDGVVIADKTKAVEAHIQQITQLSFEQFTRAVLLAQSEVTAFLKARDNERGELLEYLTNSSIFAKIGQLAFEKTREISNQRKQLENVLGHIEISSDEEIAELKAQFQQVQQQVQQLEANKVQLNQQQQWFEQQQKLQTEITLKQQQHDIQIQAYEALAADRSRLSQLETFSGIRPVVFQQQQLEKALQQLEPQIQHKQQHFSTLSTHFEQEKTAYTQAETALQQFQSFEQKHQHELSQVRKYVQEREYIADEYKKTKVRLSQNEAQQQPLLEQQQQFEQSHHNLSIQQQRCFEQLQQSVQFSALDKGLNAHIQQLNQFIQQYQKVEQNLGSIQQAQSKLEQDKILLHELMQKFGPPQQIENQIEQKQKLREQQQARLNQLDLTQQKLQYYFELKKEYEALTHQLSTTQQQYQQLEQQLQTSEVDFQSAKTEREKLQQVLQQQRLLHAENIEHLRAELKHGEACLVCGSTEHPYRDDASQLSKALYKLQQQQEQQALQHEQHYFQLWQNIQQQFTQIRTEQTQLQSAVQQADDKFKLQHQELVKHAAQFDVQLDLTQPHAEIARAQQQWVNETSQFKQQIELELQQLHQANKDHYNLTQIIQNIHYQIESVQQLQQQIQHIIDCLTHDEQSLWQQQTLGYAPQLVQRLQQRTQQLEQAETLSKQQDQLKQQLNLLKSNLVGLLTQHTEFNQQLKDIEVKGKQNTESAHQLIVAMTGLTELKANEWLNQHDQQRQQLQQQYHQNKQSFEQARQSFEQQKNELELLKAHQQQQQATHAQAKNEIHAWLSQHPEFAEKQLADLLSIGTEQEQQIRTALHNAERLLNEAASALKTLQQQLDVHQQQQPHIEQTQLLEHIRLNHEQLQQHAEQRDQFKLKLEVHQQNVAKQKQFADQIQQIQQQEHRWNKISSLIGDSKGKDFRDLAQQYNLDILLEYANQQLNMLSQRYTLKRLDNSLSLAIIDHDMDGETRSVASLSGGESFLTALAISLAIANMASGSMKIESLFIDEGFGTLDASSLHMVMNALDQLQSQGRKVILISHIQEMHERIPVQIQVQPIGSGSSRIEVVG from the coding sequence ATGAAAATTTTATCAATTCGGCTGAAAAATTTGGCATCTTTAGCAGATGAGCATTTTATTGATTTTGAGACTGAGCCTTTGGCCAGTGCGGGACTGATCGCCATTGTCGGAAAAACTGGCGCAGGAAAATCCACGATTTTAGATGCCATGTGTCTGGCATTATTTAATAAAATTCCGCGCCTCAAAGAAAGTGATGGCAAACTGTTAGATGTCGATGGTTCGGAACTACTGACCAACTCTCCTTTGACGGTTCTACGTCGTGGTACAGGACATGGTTTTGCCGAACTGTGTTTTGTGGCACAAGATCAAAAGCATTACCTTGCACGTTGGGAAATTAAACGTGCCCGTGAAAATGCCAGCGGCAAACTGCAAAGTGTGCAACGTTCCCTGAAATGCCTGACCGATGGCGTAGTAATTGCAGATAAAACCAAAGCGGTTGAAGCACATATTCAACAGATTACCCAACTCAGCTTTGAACAATTTACCCGTGCAGTACTGTTGGCGCAGTCCGAAGTCACGGCATTTTTAAAAGCACGCGATAATGAACGTGGTGAATTATTAGAATATCTGACCAATTCCAGTATTTTTGCAAAAATTGGGCAACTGGCTTTTGAAAAAACCCGTGAAATCAGCAACCAGCGCAAGCAACTGGAAAATGTGCTCGGTCATATTGAAATCAGTTCAGATGAAGAAATTGCCGAATTAAAAGCTCAATTCCAGCAGGTACAGCAACAGGTTCAACAGTTGGAAGCTAACAAAGTTCAGCTCAATCAACAGCAACAATGGTTTGAACAGCAACAGAAACTTCAAACTGAAATCACACTAAAACAGCAACAGCATGACATTCAGATTCAAGCATATGAGGCATTAGCAGCAGATCGCAGTCGACTCAGTCAACTCGAAACCTTTTCAGGCATTCGTCCTGTTGTATTCCAACAACAACAGCTGGAAAAAGCACTGCAACAGCTTGAGCCACAGATTCAACACAAGCAGCAGCACTTTTCGACATTAAGCACGCACTTTGAGCAAGAAAAAACAGCTTATACCCAAGCTGAAACAGCCTTACAGCAATTTCAAAGCTTTGAACAAAAACATCAGCATGAACTCTCCCAAGTGCGTAAATATGTACAAGAACGTGAATATATTGCCGATGAATATAAGAAAACTAAAGTACGCTTAAGCCAAAACGAAGCGCAACAACAACCATTGCTTGAGCAACAACAGCAGTTTGAACAAAGCCACCATAACCTATCCATACAACAGCAGCGCTGTTTTGAACAACTGCAACAAAGCGTACAATTCTCCGCTTTAGATAAAGGGTTGAATGCTCATATTCAGCAGCTCAATCAATTTATTCAGCAATACCAAAAAGTCGAACAAAATTTAGGTTCGATTCAACAGGCACAGTCCAAGCTTGAGCAAGATAAAATCCTATTGCATGAACTCATGCAAAAATTTGGTCCACCACAACAGATTGAAAATCAGATTGAGCAGAAACAAAAACTCAGAGAACAGCAACAGGCTCGACTGAATCAACTGGATCTGACTCAACAAAAATTACAGTATTATTTTGAACTTAAAAAAGAATACGAGGCACTGACTCATCAGCTTAGTACCACACAGCAACAATATCAGCAGCTGGAACAACAACTGCAAACAAGTGAAGTCGACTTTCAATCTGCCAAAACTGAACGGGAAAAATTACAGCAAGTATTGCAACAACAACGTTTATTGCATGCTGAAAATATCGAACATCTGCGGGCTGAACTCAAACACGGCGAAGCTTGTCTGGTCTGTGGCAGTACCGAACATCCCTACCGAGATGATGCAAGTCAGCTCTCCAAAGCCTTGTATAAACTACAACAACAGCAAGAACAACAGGCTCTTCAACACGAACAACACTATTTTCAGCTTTGGCAAAATATACAGCAGCAATTTACCCAAATTCGTACCGAACAGACCCAATTACAGTCGGCCGTGCAACAAGCGGATGACAAATTCAAGCTGCAACATCAGGAATTAGTCAAACATGCAGCACAGTTCGACGTCCAGTTAGATTTAACTCAGCCGCATGCGGAAATAGCTAGAGCGCAACAGCAATGGGTCAATGAGACAAGCCAATTCAAACAACAGATCGAACTTGAGTTACAGCAACTGCATCAGGCCAATAAAGACCACTACAACCTGACCCAGATCATTCAAAATATTCACTATCAAATCGAAAGCGTACAGCAGTTACAACAACAGATTCAGCATATTATAGATTGCCTAACGCATGATGAACAAAGCCTATGGCAGCAACAAACCTTAGGCTACGCGCCACAGCTCGTGCAACGTTTGCAGCAGCGCACCCAACAACTTGAACAAGCTGAGACCCTAAGCAAACAACAAGACCAACTCAAACAGCAACTGAATTTATTAAAGTCCAATCTAGTCGGTTTACTGACTCAACATACCGAGTTTAACCAGCAACTCAAAGACATCGAAGTTAAAGGCAAACAAAATACAGAATCTGCGCATCAACTCATTGTAGCGATGACCGGTTTAACCGAACTTAAAGCCAATGAATGGCTAAATCAACATGATCAACAACGCCAACAATTACAACAGCAATATCATCAAAACAAGCAAAGTTTTGAACAAGCTCGTCAAAGTTTTGAACAGCAGAAAAATGAATTGGAACTGCTTAAAGCCCACCAGCAGCAGCAACAAGCGACCCATGCTCAAGCCAAAAATGAAATTCATGCATGGCTGAGCCAACATCCCGAGTTTGCAGAAAAGCAGTTGGCTGACTTACTTAGCATTGGTACAGAACAAGAACAGCAGATTCGAACGGCATTACACAATGCAGAGCGCTTGCTCAATGAAGCCGCCTCTGCACTCAAAACACTACAACAGCAATTAGATGTTCATCAGCAACAACAACCGCACATTGAACAAACACAGTTGCTTGAGCACATCCGTCTCAATCATGAACAGTTGCAACAACACGCTGAACAACGTGATCAGTTCAAACTGAAATTGGAAGTCCATCAACAAAATGTCGCCAAACAAAAGCAGTTTGCCGATCAAATCCAGCAGATTCAGCAGCAGGAACACCGCTGGAATAAAATTTCCAGTTTGATTGGTGATTCTAAAGGCAAGGATTTCCGTGATTTAGCCCAGCAATATAATCTGGATATTCTGCTCGAATATGCCAACCAGCAACTCAACATGTTGTCACAGCGTTATACCTTAAAACGTTTGGATAACTCCCTCAGCCTAGCCATCATTGACCATGATATGGATGGAGAAACCCGTTCCGTGGCTTCATTGTCTGGCGGTGAGTCTTTCCTGACCGCCCTTGCGATTTCTTTGGCGATTGCCAATATGGCGTCTGGCTCAATGAAAATCGAGTCGCTGTTTATTGATGAAGGTTTTGGCACGCTGGATGCCTCTTCGCTACATATGGTAATGAATGCCTTGGATCAACTGCAAAGCCAAGGACGCAAAGTCATCCTCATTTCACATATTCAGGAGATGCACGAACGGATTCCTGTACAAATTCAGGTACAGCCGATTGGGTCAGGTTCGAGTCGGATTGAGGTGGTCGGGTAA
- a CDS encoding crotonase/enoyl-CoA hydratase family protein produces MSLGQVSREIIDHIMLIGLDRVAKRNAFDSHMIQDLSLALTEYENNAELRCAVIFAHGDHFTAGLDLVELQSKISQGIFNFAADQVNPWGTGGRHRTKPVIVAVQGICYTAGVELMLNADVVIAGENTIFGQLEVLRGIMPFGGATVRFVQAAGWQKAMPYLLTGKTFDSKTAYELNLVSEVVASGQQLERALEIAKEICVSAPLAVQALLASATDAVVEGQTVAFEKMNNYLMPLFVSEDAQEGIRAMLEKRPPQFKGR; encoded by the coding sequence ATGAGCTTAGGTCAAGTAAGCCGCGAAATTATTGATCACATCATGTTGATTGGCTTGGATCGGGTGGCAAAGCGCAATGCTTTCGATAGCCATATGATTCAGGATTTATCCCTTGCTTTAACAGAATATGAAAACAATGCTGAATTGCGTTGCGCCGTGATTTTTGCGCATGGTGATCATTTTACCGCGGGCTTAGATCTGGTGGAATTACAGTCTAAAATTTCACAAGGCATTTTTAATTTTGCAGCGGATCAGGTGAATCCGTGGGGAACAGGTGGTCGGCATCGGACTAAACCAGTCATTGTGGCAGTACAAGGGATCTGCTATACCGCTGGGGTGGAGTTAATGCTGAATGCCGATGTGGTGATTGCCGGTGAAAATACCATCTTTGGTCAGTTGGAAGTATTACGCGGCATCATGCCATTTGGTGGTGCAACTGTTCGTTTCGTGCAGGCTGCAGGTTGGCAAAAAGCGATGCCTTATTTATTAACGGGCAAAACTTTTGATAGTAAAACGGCCTATGAATTGAACCTCGTCTCGGAGGTGGTGGCGTCAGGGCAGCAACTTGAGCGTGCCTTGGAAATTGCTAAAGAAATCTGTGTTTCTGCACCATTGGCTGTACAGGCGTTATTGGCTTCTGCAACAGATGCAGTCGTGGAAGGGCAAACAGTTGCATTTGAAAAAATGAACAATTATTTAATGCCACTGTTTGTATCTGAAGATGCTCAAGAAGGGATTCGCGCGATGTTAGAAAAACGCCCACCGCAGTTTAAGGGGCGGTAA